One part of the Prunus persica cultivar Lovell chromosome G5, Prunus_persica_NCBIv2, whole genome shotgun sequence genome encodes these proteins:
- the LOC18778078 gene encoding probable aspartyl protease At4g16563 has protein sequence MASALFLILCFTHFFLSCSQPLYLPLTHTLSQTQFNSTQHLLKSTTTRSARRFHHHHRGHNRQTNQVSLPLAPGSDYTLSFTLNSSPPQPVALYMDTGSDLVWFPCSPFECILCEGKPNSTNPPPKIPKNAAVSCDSRSCSAAHSFLSSANLCAISHCPLDSIEISECSSFSCPPFYYAYADGSFIAKLYKHSLSIPMSTPALVLRNFTFGCSHSSLGEPIGVAGFGRGLLSLPAQLSTFSPHLATQFSYCLVSHSFDQDRVRRPSPLILGPYDQKQKRFGDGAGGSVEYAYTSMLDNPKHPYFYSIGLAGVSVGKRVFPAPEILQGVDKNGNGGIVVDSGTTFTMFPQGFYNSLVAEFDRRVGRVHERATRVEDETGLGPCYYYEKVVDVPAVTLHFAGNNSSVLLPRRNYFYEFVDGGDGAGRKRKKVGCWMLMNGGDEAEMSGGPGGILGNYQQQGFEVVYDLEKQRVGFARRQCALLWDSLNQR, from the coding sequence ATGGCTTCTGCTCTGTTTCTAATACTCTGTTTTacacatttctttctttcatgttCACAACCACTATATCTCCCTCTAACCCACACGCTCTCCCAAACCCAATTCAACAGTACCCAACACCTCCTCAAATCCACCACCACGCGCTCAGCCAGGCgcttccaccaccaccaccgcgGCCACAACCGCCAAACAAACCAAGTCTCTCTCCCACTCGCCCCAGGCAGCGACTACACTCTCTCCTTCACTCTCAACTCCAGCCCTCCCCAACCCGTCGCTCTTTACATGGACACAGGCAGCGACCTCGTCTGGTTCCCCTGTTCCCCATTCGAATGCATACTCTGTGAAGGCAAACCCAACTCCACAAACCCACCTCCCAAAATCCCCAAAAACGCGGCCGTTTCGTGCGACTCCCGCTCCTGCTCCGCCGCCCACTCCTTCCTCTCCTCCGCCAACCTCTGCGCCATTTCCCATTGTCCTCTCGACTCTATAGAAATCTCCGAGTGCTCCTCCTTCTCTTGCCCGCCATTTTACTACGCCTACGCTGATGGAAGCTTCATAGCCAAGCTTTACAAGCACAGCCTGTCGATACCCATGTCGACGCCTGCTCTGGTTCTGAGAAATTTCACTTTTGGGTGTTCCCATTCTTCCCTCGGCGAGCCAATTGGGGTGGCTGGGTTCGGCCGCGGCTTGCTTTCTCTACCTGCCCAACTCTCTACCTTCTCTCCCCACCTCGCCACCCAGTTTTCATACTGCTTAGTTTCTCACTCCTTTGACCAGGACCGAGTCCGTCGACCGAGTCCGCTCATTCTCGGCCCGTACGACCAGAAACAGAAGCGATTTGGGGACGGTGCTGGTGGGTCGGTTGAGTATGCCTACACCTCCATGCTCGACAACCCAAAGCACCCTTATTTCTATTCGATTGGGCTCGCCGGAGTTTCGGTCGGGAAAAGGGTTTTTCCGGCACCGGAGATTCTGCAAGGGGTCGATAAGAATGGGAACGGCGGGATCGTCGTGGACTCGGGGACCACTTTCACCATGTTTCCGCAGGGTTTCTATAACTCGCTGGTGGCTGAGTTCGACCGCAGAGTCGGGCGAGTTCACGAGCGGGCGACTCGGGTAGAGGACGAAACCGGGCTTGGGCCGTGCTATTATTACGAGAAGGTGGTGGACGTTCCGGCTGTGACGTTGCATTTTGCGGGGAACAACTCCAGTGTGTTGCTGCCTAGGAGGAACTACTTTTATGAGTTCGTGGACGGTGGTGATGGGGCCGggaggaagaggaaaaagGTTGGGTGTTGGATGCTGATGAACGGTGGTGATGAGGCGGAGATGAGCGGTGGGCCCGGGGGTATTTTAGGGAATTATCAGCAGCAAGGGTTTGAGGTGGTTTATGATTTGGAGAAGCAGAGGGTTGGGTTTGCAAGGAGGCAATGTGCATTGCTTTGGGACAGTCTAAACCAACGGTAG
- the LOC109949330 gene encoding uncharacterized protein LOC109949330: MGSNVELVWPEAEVYSSRVNNCSHANSSLAAIRAKLSAEQLEQFKTSCFGHLLNIDKIQFSGQIVHGVVLRRVAGQGVKDLDGLSFLLGCDVAQFTRQDFCLITGLRFGEVPEVSSGESNEIRLQKRYFIDEGITCNALEEAFVRCTEEDDIYKLALVYFAELVVLGRDKHLNINLNYLTLVEDLDAFNKYPWGSVSFDKTQDSLFSAPTKYVKSLENEEGRGKGKSKVTGTSRRNEKGKKDKHGEAQRSGWSFKGFTYAFQIWVYELIPRMADLNYCKVVDPTAVPRILRWRTTTSVPEMRKLNNYFFQSKEVWFAALRTIDKIE; the protein is encoded by the exons ATGGGATCCAACGTGGAGCTGGTATGGCCAGAGGCAGAGGTATAttcgtcacgggtgaacaactGCTCACATGCAAATTCATCTCTAGCTGCAATTCGAGCGAAGTTGAGTGCGGAACAATTAGAACAATTCAAGACATCATGCTTTGGCCATCTTCTGAATATAGATAAGATTCAGTTTAGCGGACAGATTGTGCATGGGGTTGTGTTGCGTAGAGTAGCGGGGCAGGGTGTGAAAGACTTGGATGGATTGAGTTTCTTATTAGGGTGTGACGTTGCTCAGTTCACTCGTCAGGATTTCTGTTTGATCACAGGGCTTCGTTTTGGGGAAGTGCCTGAAGTTTCCAGTGGAGAGAGTAATGAAATCAGACTTcagaaaagatattttatagaCGAAGGAATTACATGCAATGCTTTAGAAGAAGCATTTGTGAGGTGCACAGAGGAAGATGACATCTACAAGCTAGCTCTTGTTTACTTTGCTGAGTTAGTGGTTTTGGGAAGGGACAAACATTTGAACATCAATCTAAATTACCTGACCCTTGTAGAGGACTTGGATGCGTTCAACAAGTATCCGTGGGGTTCGGTGTCCTTTGACAAAACCCAAGacagtctattttctgcaccaacaaagtatgtgaaaagcttggaaaatgaagagggaagagggaaggggAAAAGTAAGGTAACGGGAACAAGCCGGAGAAATGAGAAGGGCAAGAAGGATAAGCATGGTGAAGCGCAAAGGAGTGgctggagttttaaaggtttcaCGTATGCTTTCCAG ATTTGGgtatatgaattaattcctAGAATGGCGGACCTGAATTACTGCAAGGTTGTTGATCCGACCGCTGTCCCGCGTATTTTGCGATGGAGAACTACTACGTCTGTTCCAGAGATGAGAAAgttgaacaattattttttccagagcAAAGAGGTTTGGTTTGCAGCCCTTAGAACTATTGATAagattgaatga
- the LOC109949264 gene encoding uncharacterized protein LOC109949264: MLLGGDTGESTEGTLLEFTVGDIDLDEPTAVLSQLNVWLNDKGKALAQGVQLRKRKRIIPLWKIVEGSELVPKTGAQTTGLKMLDPMKAIPHDDLVKLLKLCWEWRQDPNLVMQFGNVEAEIEFFASLVKADGWLKGDHIDLGLYLIRKRQQQLETDSVEVADWTTTDVFFMNHIRTCFADNKRKKQQLGWKIRKSLLNVVNGKVPPCGLDWQTVYKVYTPFMLTKYKHWVAVMIDLVLCEIKVYDSKVSLIPDDIVKEELGPLSITLPNLLNTIDFYEEGVYANNCSRDWWCPWPIERVDVPQQSNEGDCGMFVLKYIELFSAKLPLATCTSHNMPFFRLKLAAEITRGDAYFP; the protein is encoded by the exons aTGTTGCTTGGGGGTGACACTGGCGAGAGCACGGAGGGGACACTGCTTGAGTTTACTGTCGGGGACATTGATTTGGATGAACCTACAGCTGTGCTATCTCAGTTGAACGTGTGGTTGAATGATAAAGGTAAAGCTCTGGCACAAGGGGTCCAATTacggaaaaggaagaggatcaTTCCTTTGTGGAAGATCGTTGAAGGCAGTGAATTGGTTCCAAAAACTGGGGCACAGACAACCGGACTGAAGATGTTAGACCCAATGAAGGCGATTCCGCATGATGATCTGGTGAAATTGCTGAAACTTTGTTGGGAATGGCGCCAGGACCCAAA TTTGGTGATGCAATTTGGCAACGTGGAAGCTGAGATTGAATTCTTCGCTTCCCTCGTGAaagctgatggttggctgAAAGGAGAT CACATTGATTTGGGGTTGTATCTCATCCGGAAGCGACAACAACAATTGGAGACAGATTCGGTAGAAGTAGCGGACTGGACAACGAccgatgttttttttatg AATCACATTCgtacttgctttgcggataataaaagaaaaaaacagcagCTTGGgtggaaaatcagaaaaagttTACTAAACGTTGTAAATGGGAAGGTTCCTCCGTGTGGGTTGGATTGGCAGACCGTCTATAAGGTGTATACCCCATTTATGTTGACGAAGTACAAGCATTGGGTGGCTGTAATGATTGATCTGGTATTGTGTGAAATCAAAGTGTACGATTCAAAGGTTTCACTAATTCCAGATGACATCGTAAAGGAAGAACTCGGCCCGCTATCAATTACGCTTCCAAATCTTCTCAACACCATCGACTTTTATGAAGAAGGTGTTTATGCAAACAATTGCAGCCGAGATTGGTGGTGTCCGTGGCCAATAGAGCGTGTGGATGTTCCACAACAGTCTAATGA aGGCGATTGTGGCATGTTTGTGTTAAAGTACATTGAGCTTTTCAGCGCTAAGCTTCCGTTAGCTACTTGCACCTCGCACAACATGCCTTTTTTTCGGTTGAAATTGGCTGCGGAGATAACAAGGGGAGATGCTTACTTCCCATGA
- the LOC109949331 gene encoding uncharacterized protein LOC109949331, with translation MPEAFIPESAWFQVMLYVAKESSEDLFRMASVCRLFRTLANSPQVWNTISMAKYPYDPIWYRARPAVQHFLQQCRACDNPESIFREVFEGFFRHGKVEALYGMRIAATAGHMEAAYVVGLLGMSGIGQSKEDALQFLCSLNQRNNIDMKGTRDALTGRCRGAFVARHIVDMFDYGKIKFNRCSACNNNEWYFVIPGWPSEDKINPAFWTCCNRCKWHRESIFWCKILREYFVGRNDVFLH, from the coding sequence ATGCCCGAAGCCTTCATCCCGGAGTCCGCTTGGTTTCAAGTCATGTTATACGTGGCAAAAGAATCATCGGAAGATCTCTTCCGTATGGCATCTGTGTGCCGATTGTTCCGAACTTTGGCAAACAGTCCACAAGTGTGGAACACCATTTCAATGGCAAAGTACCCATACGATCCTATCTGGTACCGTGCCAGACCTGCGGTCCAGCATTTCTTGCAACAATGCAGGGCTTGCGATAACCCTGAGTCCATATTTAGAGAAGTATTCGAAGGTTTTTTCAGGCACGGTAAGGTGGAAGCGTTGTATGGGATGCGCATTGCAGCCACGGCAGGCCATATGGAAGCGGCATATGTAGTTGGACTACTTGGTATGTCCGGAATTGGTCAGTCAAAAGAGGATGCATTACaattcttgtgttctttgaaTCAACGTAACAACATTGATATGAAAGGAACCAGGGATGCTTTAACAGGAAGATGTCGCGGAGCATTTGTTGCAAGACATATCGTAGATATGTTTGACTATGGGAAGATTAAGTTCAATCGGTGCAGCGCTTGTAACAACAATGAatggtattttgttattcCAGGGTGGCCTAGTGAAGACAAGATAAATCCTGCGTTTTGGACTTGCTGCAACCGATGCAAATGGCACCGTGAGAGTATTTTTTGGTGCAAAATCCTGCGTGAGTATTTTGTTGGACGGAATGACGTATTTTTGCATTAG
- the LOC109949332 gene encoding protein FAR1-RELATED SEQUENCE 5-like has product MDKIGFIKKDIYNLECSVNGKLRNHDVELVTEYFMAKQKKNEAFYFKIEGDGHDRFSRCFWADATSRRAYGFYGDVVVFDTTFNTNRYDLTFAPMLGVNNHGQTIVLACAFLSKETTESFVWMFEEFKKAMPGGEPKTIITDQDAAMAIAISIAFPSTFHRLCIWHITSKFSVKLPRDAYKEYWPEFQKAIWDTDNKDEFDAKWNIVVTKAGLTDHPWLSSMFDLRESWVPAYARQFFAAGMSSSQRAEGSHGFFKQYISRRNSLMDFIIRFERALSHQREKELVADHVDAFEVAQSCFLELKTEDACKVVFNVSERKNWETRVAEVVYVKDSDHASCSCKRFEFVGIICKHILALFRRDQIEYMPDKYILKRWKKTAKCGLVSDANGNEIKDCADPGLLIKRSTMSRLASDVVEDALMSEEGCELLSETLKSLQVKLKLLKDGPSNNEVGGSSSQTQYMKDPKRVRCKGRSKGITGAKEKAMKRGIRHCRECGHIGHDTRQCPALNIPTSPSNNDESTPIHRSDPLFDDFDRMHRPTE; this is encoded by the exons ATGGATAAAATCggttttatcaaaaaagataTCTACAATCTTGAATGTAGTGTGAATGGGAAGCTGAGGAACCACGATGTTGAACTAGTGACCGAGTATTTTATGgctaaacagaaaaaaaatgaggctttttatttcaagattgaGGGAGATGGGCATGACAGGTTTAGTCGATGTTTTTGGGCAGATGCAACTTCTAGACGGGCGTATGGGTTTTATGGAGATGTTGTTGTATTCGATACCACATTCAACACGAATCGATACGACTTGACATTTGCACCAATGTTGGGAGTTAATAACCATGGTCAGACAATTGTCTTAGCATGCGCATTTTTGAGCAAGGAAACGACTGAGTcgtttgtttggatgtttgagGAGTTTAAGAAAGCCATGCCAGGTGGGGAACCTAAAACGATCATTACAGATCAAGATGCGGCAATGGCCATAGCGATTTCAATAGCCTTCCCGAGTACATTTCATCGACTTTGCATATGGCACATCACATCAAAGTTCTCTGTTAAGTTACCACGTGACGCTTATAAGGAGTATTGGCCTGAATTTCAGAAAGCCATATGGGATACTGACAATAAGGATGAGTTTGATGcaaaatggaatattgtggTTACAAAGGCTGGTTTGACTGACCATCCATGGCTAAGttcaatgtttgatttaaGGGAATCTTGGGTTCCAGCCTACGCACGACAATTTTTTGCTGCTGGAATGTCAAGCAGCCAAAGAGCGGAAGGTTctcatggttttttcaagcaataCATATCAAGGAGAAATTCGTTGATGGATTTCATAATACGATTTGAGAGGGCACTTTCTCATCAACGTGAAAAAGAGTTAGTTGCTGATCACGTAGATGCATTTGAAGTGGCTCAAT CATGTTTCCTAGAGCTCAAAACAGAGGATGCGTGTAAAGTTGTGTTCAACGTGAgcgaaaggaaaaattgggaaacaagaGTGGCAGAAGTCGTATATGTCAAAGATTCTGACCACGCATCGTGTAGCTGcaaaagatttgaatttgttggaattatttGCAAGCACATCCTAGCATTGTTCAGAAGGGACCAGATTGAATATATGCccgataaatatattttgaagaggtGGAAGAAAACTGCGAAATGTGGATTGGTGTCAGATGCAAATGGCAACGAAATTAAAGACTGTGCAGATCCTGGCCTTCTAATAAAGCGGAGTACAATGTCTCGACTTGCTTCAGATGTGGTTGAGGATGCATTAATGAGTGAAGAAGGATGTGAGCTACTGTCAGAGACTCTAAAAAGTTTGCaggtgaagttgaagttgctgAAGGATGGACCAAGTAATAACGAAGTTGGAGGGTCCAGctctcaaacacaatataTGAAAGACCCTAAGAGAGTGAGGTGCAAAGGAAGGTCGAAAGGAATAACGGgagcaaaggaaaaggcaatgaAGCGAGGGATTAGACACTGTCGGGAGTGTGGACACATTGGTCATGATACAAGACAATGCCCAGCCTTGAACATACC GACATCACCGTCGAACAATGACGAATCAACTCCAATACATCGTAGTGACCCATTATTCGACGATTTTGACAGGATGCACAGACCAACTGAATGA